From Ptiloglossa arizonensis isolate GNS036 chromosome 10, iyPtiAriz1_principal, whole genome shotgun sequence, the proteins below share one genomic window:
- the Naus gene encoding cortactin binding protein N-terminal like nausicaa isoform X3: MASQSQNATNVSSTVSPANGSSESPTTISVCTKMQSFASTPSSQPCQQQHSSPSSSPSPSPSPMQQQQQQHQLTLQQPNNVEALDKNSSNTLKRNPKMELSKSDLLKLLGHLEGELQARDIVIAVLKSEKLKHLLSSRYLSGTSDPQAALARDVALVGSIMGHEPNQIDQQVASLEALVTQQRRMQSRMTKVLKEAELRHRAVIKELEEEKRKHEHDTAQGDDITYGLEKERTRLKKELELEKQEKKRLELEIKKASETLEEEKARQKQIVLLILAERKTIIMKYIEERKRSEDLAQILSEEKVRIDSMAEGLEEESKKSLQMEAELEKQLAQFDMERQQYRQALAKEEKRVKDLELELDKLRNEMDVLKESQTRGSPRGVGTTPPPPPVKPANLVAMPTVRPASAPQTIKGTVLGTGTPMVSSKVVQPTATVSSVPVSGPTTGIARSVTPGQALRGVTYTSNITSTSGETVASSETQAVEKRVVVPAPVNPGGAVKLIPSTQTTGKLGFHVGSGSVVQASGMLPSKKPPISRGVPPPVPPNKPVVPPKKEAAYLRRTESSQSTQDAIKLGKQAAAHPASGSTAPQVQQAIAAFTQASDEETKPR, from the exons ATGGCATCACAGAGTCAAAATGCTACAAATGTGAGTTCAACTGTTTCACCGGCGAATGGATCATCCGAATCACCGACGACCATCTCGGTCTGTACTAAGATGCAGTCATTCGCTTCTACACCATCCTCGCAACCTTGTCAACAACAACATTCGTCGCCATCGTCGTCACCAtcaccgtcgccgtcgccgatgcaacaacagcagcagcagcatcaACTGACTCTGCAACAACCAAACAATGTAGAGGCACTTGATAAGAATTCCTCCAATACGTTAAAA CGTAATCCGAAAATGGAATTGAGCAAAAGCGATTTATTAAAACTATTAGGGCATCTGGAAGGAGAATTACAAGCAAGGGATATTGTAATAGCAGTATTAAAG tcggaaaaattgaaacaccTACTAAGTTCTCGATATTTAAGCGGAACTTCAGATCCACAAGCTGCACTTGCTCGTGATGTAGCATTAGTAGGTAGTATAATGGGACATGAACCAAATCAAATAGATCAACAAGTTGCTAGTTTAGAAGCACTTGTGACACAACAAAGACGTATGCAGTCTAGAATGACCAAAGTTCTTAAAGAAGCTGAACTTAGGCACAGAGCA GTAATTAAGGAATTAgaggaagaaaagagaaaacatGAACATGATACTGCTCAAGGTGATGATATTACATATGGATTGGAAAAAGAACGAACAAGATTGAAGAAAGAATTAGAATTAGAGAAGCAAGAAAAGAAAAGACTGgaattagaaataaaaaaggCAAGTGAAActttagaagaagaaaaagccAGACAAAAGCAAATAGTACTTCTAATACTGGCTGAACGTAAAACAATAATTATGAAATatatagaagaaagaaagagatcaGAAGATTTGGCACAGATATTAAGCGAAGAAAAAGTACGAATAGATTCTATGGCTGAAGGACTTGAGGAAGAAAGTAAGAAGTCGTTGCAAATGGAAGCAGAATTAGAGAAACAACTTGCACAGTTTGATATGGAAAGGCAGCAATATAGGCAAGCTTTagcaaaggaagaaaaaagggTTAAAGATCTCGAATTAGAATTAGATAAACTTAGAAATGAAATGGATGTGTTGAAGGAGTCTCAAACACGAGGTTCTCCAAGAGGAGTGGGTACAACTCCACCACCTCCACCAGTTAAACCAGCTAACTTAGTTGCTATGCCTACAGTTAGGCCTGCTAGTGCTCCACAGACAA TTAAAGGCACAGTATTGGGCACTGGGACACCAATGGTTAGTAGCAAAGTCGTTCAGCCCACTGCCACGGTATCTAGTGTTCCTGTCAGTGGTCCAA CTACTGGTATTGCTAGATCAGTAACTCCTGGACAGGCACTACGTGGGGTCACATACACGTCGAATATAACATCTACTAGTGGAGAGACTGTGGCTTCTTCTGAAACCCAG GCTGTAGAGAAACGTGTGGTTGTACCTGCTCCTGTTAATCCCGGAGGCGCGGTAAAACTTATACCGTCAACGCAAACTACAGGAAAACTTGGTTTTCATGTTGGCTCTGGTTCGGTGGTTCAAGCATCTGGTATGCTGCCCTCGAAAAAaccaccaatatctcgcggcgTTCCTCCTCCAGTACCGCCGAATAAACCGGTAGTACCACCTAAAAAGGAGGCTGCTTATCTTAGGAGGACTGAGTCGTCACAATCGACACAGGACGCCATAAAACTTGGTAAACAAGCTGCGGCGCATCCTGCTAGTGGATCCACTGCTCCGCAAGTGCAACAGGCAATAGCAGCCTTTACTCAAGCCTCCGATGAAGAG ACAAAGCCACGTTGA
- the Naus gene encoding cortactin binding protein N-terminal like nausicaa isoform X1: MASQSQNATNVSSTVSPANGSSESPTTISVCTKMQSFASTPSSQPCQQQHSSPSSSPSPSPSPMQQQQQQHQLTLQQPNNVEALDKNSSNTLKRNPKMELSKSDLLKLLGHLEGELQARDIVIAVLKSEKLKHLLSSRYLSGTSDPQAALARDVALVGSIMGHEPNQIDQQVASLEALVTQQRRMQSRMTKVLKEAELRHRAVIKELEEEKRKHEHDTAQGDDITYGLEKERTRLKKELELEKQEKKRLELEIKKASETLEEEKARQKQIVLLILAERKTIIMKYIEERKRSEDLAQILSEEKVRIDSMAEGLEEESKKSLQMEAELEKQLAQFDMERQQYRQALAKEEKRVKDLELELDKLRNEMDVLKESQTRGSPRGVGTTPPPPPVKPANLVAMPTVRPASAPQTIKGTVLGTGTPMVSSKVVQPTATVSSVPVSGPTTGIARSVTPGQALRGVTYTSNITSTSGETVASSETQAVEKRVVVPAPVNPGGAVKLIPSTQTTGKLGFHVGSGSVVQASGMLPSKKPPISRGVPPPVPPNKPVVPPKKEAAYLRRTESSQSTQDAIKLGKQAAAHPASGSTAPQVQQAIAAFTQASDEEEGSWTIEWSIEIVFSIISSKRNLDREQKFDIVFFTAPFHYSITLCHGNTFIK, encoded by the exons ATGGCATCACAGAGTCAAAATGCTACAAATGTGAGTTCAACTGTTTCACCGGCGAATGGATCATCCGAATCACCGACGACCATCTCGGTCTGTACTAAGATGCAGTCATTCGCTTCTACACCATCCTCGCAACCTTGTCAACAACAACATTCGTCGCCATCGTCGTCACCAtcaccgtcgccgtcgccgatgcaacaacagcagcagcagcatcaACTGACTCTGCAACAACCAAACAATGTAGAGGCACTTGATAAGAATTCCTCCAATACGTTAAAA CGTAATCCGAAAATGGAATTGAGCAAAAGCGATTTATTAAAACTATTAGGGCATCTGGAAGGAGAATTACAAGCAAGGGATATTGTAATAGCAGTATTAAAG tcggaaaaattgaaacaccTACTAAGTTCTCGATATTTAAGCGGAACTTCAGATCCACAAGCTGCACTTGCTCGTGATGTAGCATTAGTAGGTAGTATAATGGGACATGAACCAAATCAAATAGATCAACAAGTTGCTAGTTTAGAAGCACTTGTGACACAACAAAGACGTATGCAGTCTAGAATGACCAAAGTTCTTAAAGAAGCTGAACTTAGGCACAGAGCA GTAATTAAGGAATTAgaggaagaaaagagaaaacatGAACATGATACTGCTCAAGGTGATGATATTACATATGGATTGGAAAAAGAACGAACAAGATTGAAGAAAGAATTAGAATTAGAGAAGCAAGAAAAGAAAAGACTGgaattagaaataaaaaaggCAAGTGAAActttagaagaagaaaaagccAGACAAAAGCAAATAGTACTTCTAATACTGGCTGAACGTAAAACAATAATTATGAAATatatagaagaaagaaagagatcaGAAGATTTGGCACAGATATTAAGCGAAGAAAAAGTACGAATAGATTCTATGGCTGAAGGACTTGAGGAAGAAAGTAAGAAGTCGTTGCAAATGGAAGCAGAATTAGAGAAACAACTTGCACAGTTTGATATGGAAAGGCAGCAATATAGGCAAGCTTTagcaaaggaagaaaaaagggTTAAAGATCTCGAATTAGAATTAGATAAACTTAGAAATGAAATGGATGTGTTGAAGGAGTCTCAAACACGAGGTTCTCCAAGAGGAGTGGGTACAACTCCACCACCTCCACCAGTTAAACCAGCTAACTTAGTTGCTATGCCTACAGTTAGGCCTGCTAGTGCTCCACAGACAA TTAAAGGCACAGTATTGGGCACTGGGACACCAATGGTTAGTAGCAAAGTCGTTCAGCCCACTGCCACGGTATCTAGTGTTCCTGTCAGTGGTCCAA CTACTGGTATTGCTAGATCAGTAACTCCTGGACAGGCACTACGTGGGGTCACATACACGTCGAATATAACATCTACTAGTGGAGAGACTGTGGCTTCTTCTGAAACCCAG GCTGTAGAGAAACGTGTGGTTGTACCTGCTCCTGTTAATCCCGGAGGCGCGGTAAAACTTATACCGTCAACGCAAACTACAGGAAAACTTGGTTTTCATGTTGGCTCTGGTTCGGTGGTTCAAGCATCTGGTATGCTGCCCTCGAAAAAaccaccaatatctcgcggcgTTCCTCCTCCAGTACCGCCGAATAAACCGGTAGTACCACCTAAAAAGGAGGCTGCTTATCTTAGGAGGACTGAGTCGTCACAATCGACACAGGACGCCATAAAACTTGGTAAACAAGCTGCGGCGCATCCTGCTAGTGGATCCACTGCTCCGCAAGTGCAACAGGCAATAGCAGCCTTTACTCAAGCCTCCGATGAAGAG GAAGGAAGTTGGACGATCGAATGGTCGattgaaattgtattttctatAATATCTTCTAAACGAAACCTGGATCGAGAACAAAAATTCGACATAGTTTTCTTCACTGCACCTTTCCATTATTCTATTACACTCTGTCATGGTAACACTTTTATAAAGTAA
- the Naus gene encoding cortactin binding protein N-terminal like nausicaa isoform X2, with amino-acid sequence MASQSQNATNVSSTVSPANGSSESPTTISVCTKMQSFASTPSSQPCQQQHSSPSSSPSPSPSPMQQQQQQHQLTLQQPNNVEALDKNSSNTLKRNPKMELSKSDLLKLLGHLEGELQARDIVIAVLKSEKLKHLLSSRYLSGTSDPQAALARDVALVGSIMGHEPNQIDQQVASLEALVTQQRRMQSRMTKVLKEAELRHRAVIKELEEEKRKHEHDTAQGDDITYGLEKERTRLKKELELEKQEKKRLELEIKKASETLEEEKARQKQIVLLILAERKTIIMKYIEERKRSEDLAQILSEEKVRIDSMAEGLEEESKKSLQMEAELEKQLAQFDMERQQYRQALAKEEKRVKDLELELDKLRNEMDVLKESQTRGSPRGVGTTPPPPPVKPANLVAMPTVRPASAPQTIKGTVLGTGTPMVSSKVVQPTATVSSVPVSGPTTGIARSVTPGQALRGVTYTSNITSTSGETVASSETQAVEKRVVVPAPVNPGGAVKLIPSTQTTGKLGFHVGSGSVVQASGMLPSKKPPISRGVPPPVPPNKPVVPPKKEAAYLRRTESSQSTQDAIKLGKQAAAHPASGSTAPQVQQAIAAFTQASDEEEVGRSNGRLKLYFL; translated from the exons ATGGCATCACAGAGTCAAAATGCTACAAATGTGAGTTCAACTGTTTCACCGGCGAATGGATCATCCGAATCACCGACGACCATCTCGGTCTGTACTAAGATGCAGTCATTCGCTTCTACACCATCCTCGCAACCTTGTCAACAACAACATTCGTCGCCATCGTCGTCACCAtcaccgtcgccgtcgccgatgcaacaacagcagcagcagcatcaACTGACTCTGCAACAACCAAACAATGTAGAGGCACTTGATAAGAATTCCTCCAATACGTTAAAA CGTAATCCGAAAATGGAATTGAGCAAAAGCGATTTATTAAAACTATTAGGGCATCTGGAAGGAGAATTACAAGCAAGGGATATTGTAATAGCAGTATTAAAG tcggaaaaattgaaacaccTACTAAGTTCTCGATATTTAAGCGGAACTTCAGATCCACAAGCTGCACTTGCTCGTGATGTAGCATTAGTAGGTAGTATAATGGGACATGAACCAAATCAAATAGATCAACAAGTTGCTAGTTTAGAAGCACTTGTGACACAACAAAGACGTATGCAGTCTAGAATGACCAAAGTTCTTAAAGAAGCTGAACTTAGGCACAGAGCA GTAATTAAGGAATTAgaggaagaaaagagaaaacatGAACATGATACTGCTCAAGGTGATGATATTACATATGGATTGGAAAAAGAACGAACAAGATTGAAGAAAGAATTAGAATTAGAGAAGCAAGAAAAGAAAAGACTGgaattagaaataaaaaaggCAAGTGAAActttagaagaagaaaaagccAGACAAAAGCAAATAGTACTTCTAATACTGGCTGAACGTAAAACAATAATTATGAAATatatagaagaaagaaagagatcaGAAGATTTGGCACAGATATTAAGCGAAGAAAAAGTACGAATAGATTCTATGGCTGAAGGACTTGAGGAAGAAAGTAAGAAGTCGTTGCAAATGGAAGCAGAATTAGAGAAACAACTTGCACAGTTTGATATGGAAAGGCAGCAATATAGGCAAGCTTTagcaaaggaagaaaaaagggTTAAAGATCTCGAATTAGAATTAGATAAACTTAGAAATGAAATGGATGTGTTGAAGGAGTCTCAAACACGAGGTTCTCCAAGAGGAGTGGGTACAACTCCACCACCTCCACCAGTTAAACCAGCTAACTTAGTTGCTATGCCTACAGTTAGGCCTGCTAGTGCTCCACAGACAA TTAAAGGCACAGTATTGGGCACTGGGACACCAATGGTTAGTAGCAAAGTCGTTCAGCCCACTGCCACGGTATCTAGTGTTCCTGTCAGTGGTCCAA CTACTGGTATTGCTAGATCAGTAACTCCTGGACAGGCACTACGTGGGGTCACATACACGTCGAATATAACATCTACTAGTGGAGAGACTGTGGCTTCTTCTGAAACCCAG GCTGTAGAGAAACGTGTGGTTGTACCTGCTCCTGTTAATCCCGGAGGCGCGGTAAAACTTATACCGTCAACGCAAACTACAGGAAAACTTGGTTTTCATGTTGGCTCTGGTTCGGTGGTTCAAGCATCTGGTATGCTGCCCTCGAAAAAaccaccaatatctcgcggcgTTCCTCCTCCAGTACCGCCGAATAAACCGGTAGTACCACCTAAAAAGGAGGCTGCTTATCTTAGGAGGACTGAGTCGTCACAATCGACACAGGACGCCATAAAACTTGGTAAACAAGCTGCGGCGCATCCTGCTAGTGGATCCACTGCTCCGCAAGTGCAACAGGCAATAGCAGCCTTTACTCAAGCCTCCGATGAAGAG GAAGTTGGACGATCGAATGGTCGattgaaattgtattttctatAA
- the Naus gene encoding cortactin binding protein N-terminal like nausicaa isoform X4, producing MASQSQNATNVSSTVSPANGSSESPTTISVCTKMQSFASTPSSQPCQQQHSSPSSSPSPSPSPMQQQQQQHQLTLQQPNNVEALDKNSSNTLKRNPKMELSKSDLLKLLGHLEGELQARDIVIAVLKSEKLKHLLSSRYLSGTSDPQAALARDVALVGSIMGHEPNQIDQQVASLEALVTQQRRMQSRMTKVLKEAELRHRAVIKELEEEKRKHEHDTAQGDDITYGLEKERTRLKKELELEKQEKKRLELEIKKASETLEEEKARQKQIVLLILAERKTIIMKYIEERKRSEDLAQILSEEKVRIDSMAEGLEEESKKSLQMEAELEKQLAQFDMERQQYRQALAKEEKRVKDLELELDKLRNEMDVLKESQTRGSPRGVGTTPPPPPVKPANLVAMPTVRPASAPQTIKGTVLGTGTPMVSSKVVQPTATVSSVPVSGPTTGIARSVTPGQALRGVTYTSNITSTSGETVASSETQRTQLLRIFLNFLLFLMNQCNKQKLLWGKTGSFLLLTHGYVTDRIYRDDT from the exons ATGGCATCACAGAGTCAAAATGCTACAAATGTGAGTTCAACTGTTTCACCGGCGAATGGATCATCCGAATCACCGACGACCATCTCGGTCTGTACTAAGATGCAGTCATTCGCTTCTACACCATCCTCGCAACCTTGTCAACAACAACATTCGTCGCCATCGTCGTCACCAtcaccgtcgccgtcgccgatgcaacaacagcagcagcagcatcaACTGACTCTGCAACAACCAAACAATGTAGAGGCACTTGATAAGAATTCCTCCAATACGTTAAAA CGTAATCCGAAAATGGAATTGAGCAAAAGCGATTTATTAAAACTATTAGGGCATCTGGAAGGAGAATTACAAGCAAGGGATATTGTAATAGCAGTATTAAAG tcggaaaaattgaaacaccTACTAAGTTCTCGATATTTAAGCGGAACTTCAGATCCACAAGCTGCACTTGCTCGTGATGTAGCATTAGTAGGTAGTATAATGGGACATGAACCAAATCAAATAGATCAACAAGTTGCTAGTTTAGAAGCACTTGTGACACAACAAAGACGTATGCAGTCTAGAATGACCAAAGTTCTTAAAGAAGCTGAACTTAGGCACAGAGCA GTAATTAAGGAATTAgaggaagaaaagagaaaacatGAACATGATACTGCTCAAGGTGATGATATTACATATGGATTGGAAAAAGAACGAACAAGATTGAAGAAAGAATTAGAATTAGAGAAGCAAGAAAAGAAAAGACTGgaattagaaataaaaaaggCAAGTGAAActttagaagaagaaaaagccAGACAAAAGCAAATAGTACTTCTAATACTGGCTGAACGTAAAACAATAATTATGAAATatatagaagaaagaaagagatcaGAAGATTTGGCACAGATATTAAGCGAAGAAAAAGTACGAATAGATTCTATGGCTGAAGGACTTGAGGAAGAAAGTAAGAAGTCGTTGCAAATGGAAGCAGAATTAGAGAAACAACTTGCACAGTTTGATATGGAAAGGCAGCAATATAGGCAAGCTTTagcaaaggaagaaaaaagggTTAAAGATCTCGAATTAGAATTAGATAAACTTAGAAATGAAATGGATGTGTTGAAGGAGTCTCAAACACGAGGTTCTCCAAGAGGAGTGGGTACAACTCCACCACCTCCACCAGTTAAACCAGCTAACTTAGTTGCTATGCCTACAGTTAGGCCTGCTAGTGCTCCACAGACAA TTAAAGGCACAGTATTGGGCACTGGGACACCAATGGTTAGTAGCAAAGTCGTTCAGCCCACTGCCACGGTATCTAGTGTTCCTGTCAGTGGTCCAA CTACTGGTATTGCTAGATCAGTAACTCCTGGACAGGCACTACGTGGGGTCACATACACGTCGAATATAACATCTACTAGTGGAGAGACTGTGGCTTCTTCTGAAACCCAG AGAACACAATTATTGCGcatttttttgaatttcttattatttttaatgaatcAATGTAACAAACAGAAACTGCTTTGGGGTAAAACTGGTTCATTTCTTCTTCTAACACATGGGTATGTTACTGATCGTATTTACCGTGATGATACATAA